One genomic segment of Coffea arabica cultivar ET-39 chromosome 6e, Coffea Arabica ET-39 HiFi, whole genome shotgun sequence includes these proteins:
- the LOC140009634 gene encoding uncharacterized protein, which yields MTKQIVLRAPPSYTDRRQPLLSQEETGSRRGSKRVAEVVGGTAAECVAVCCCCPCGLVNLLVLAVYKVPAGLCRKALRQKRRRKVKNGGHLPPRKCGCNDVELFQLHPLPGPLLTAESDKDVVELEKEMWDKFYSTGFWRSPSQRSDSAVNSSL from the coding sequence ATGACGAAACAAATTGTTCTGCGGGCGCCCCCGTCTTATACCGACCGCCGGCAGCCACTCCTGAGCCAAGAAGAAACCGGCTCGCGCCGAGGAAGCAAGCGGGTGGCGGAGGTCGTGGGAGGGACCGCTGCCGAATGCGTGGCAGTCTGCTGCTGCTGCCCGTGCGGGCTGGTGAATTTGCTGGTCTTGGCCGTCTATAAAGTACCGGCGGGGCTATGTCGGAAGGCACTGAGGCAGAAACGGCGCCGCAAGGTGAAGAATGGGGGACATTTGCCGCCCCGGAAATGCGGCTGCAATGACGTCGAGCTATTCCAGCTCCACCCCCTCCCGGGCCCACTTCTCACGGCGGAGTCGGATAAAGACGTGGTGGAGCTAGAGAAGGAAATGTGGGACAAATTTTACAGcactggattttggagaagtCCCTCCCAGAGGAGCGACTCCGCCGTAAATTCGTCGCTGTAA
- the LOC140009389 gene encoding E3 ubiquitin-protein ligase RHF2A-like: MEVPGEDEVKKAEDRMTSAAAFVEGGIQEACDDSCSICLEAFFESDPSTVTICKHEFHLQCILEWCQRSSNCPMCWQTISLKDPASQQLLDAVEREKRIRFTPARNATIFHHPTLGDFELQHLPVGVNDSELEERIIQHLAAAAAMGRARHIARREGSRGHSSAHGRPHFLVFSTHASAPGPGAGPASASVGAEPEVDATAPVNDPSVTHRAISSESLQCTPNLTSVPSGQLSASSSGSVAMPNNPRDLSTDNRSLARQAPSGQDRAGTSDFQSFSDSWRSRFNAMSMKYKESLSKSTRGWKERLFARSNSMADIRSEVRREVNAGIASVSRMMEHLETRENSRPGPVSTSNNPPVTEQNIPGNLDESPLSDISALPANSVSR, translated from the exons ATGGAG GTTCCGGGGGAGGATGAGGTTAAAAAGGCAGAGGATCGTATGACATCAGCCGCGGCTTTTGTTGAAGGAGGTATACAGGAGGCATGTGATGATTCATGCAGCATATGCCTTGAAGCCTTCTTCGAAAGTGATCCATCCACG GTAACTATTTGCAAGCATGAGTTTCACCTTCAATGCATTCTTGAATG GTGTCAAAGAAGTTCGAATTGTCCAATGTGCTGGCAAACTATAAGTTTGAAAGATCCTGCCAG TCAACAATTGCTTGATGCTGTAGAAAGAGAGAAACGTATTAGGTTCACTCCAGCAAGAAATGCCACGATATTTCATCATCCCACTCTGGGGGATTTTGAACTGCAACAC TTACCTGTTGGAGTTAATGATTCTGAACTGGAAGAACGCATTATTCAGCACttggctgctgctgctgcaatGGGAAGGGCACGTCATATTGCTCGTAGAGAGGGCTCAAGGGGTCACTCATCTGCTCATGGTCGTCCACATTTTCTGGTGTTTTCCACACATGCTAGTGCCCCAGGTCCAGGCGCTGGTCCTGCTTCAGCTTCTGTAGGAGCGGAACCTGAGGTAGATGCAACAGCCCCTGTTAATGATCCTTCTGTCACTCACCGAGCAATCAGCAGTGAATCATTGCAATGCACCCCAAATCTTACTAGTGTTCCTAGTGGTCAACTCTCTGCTTCATCATCTGGATCAGTTGCCATGCCTAACAACCCTCGAGATCTCTCCACTGACAATAG AAGCTTGGCTCGTCAGGCACCATCAGGTCAAGATAGAGCAGGAACATCAGATTTCCAGTCTTTTTCAGATTCCTGGAGATCTCGTTTTAATGCAATGTCAATGAA ATACAAAGAATCTCTTTCAAAGAGCACAAGAGGATGGAAAGAAAGGCTTTTTGCACGAAGTAATTCCATGGCAGATATTCGCTCAGAAGTTAGGAGAGAAGTGAATGCTGGAATTGCTAGTGTTTCCCGCATGATGGAACACctagaaacaagagaaaacagTAGACCTGGTCCTGTTTCAACATCAAATAATCCTCCAGTGACTGAGCAAAATATCCCTGGGAATTTGGATGAATCACCATTGAGTGACATTTCGGCTCTTCCTGCAAATTCTGTCTCGCGTTAA
- the LOC113693685 gene encoding sucrose-phosphatase 1 yields MPRIGSQYLLQPIINNCLGPKLVRPSSFPLPLSPSGSGSYPPGGERLLLLLRTHPSSPIRPIASAASLPPPPTPNEVHIKVTMDRLADAAHLMIVSDLDHTMVDHHDPENMSLLRFNALWEANYRDNSLLVFSTGRSPTLYKELRKEKPMLTPDITIMSVGTEITYGNAMVPDDGWVEFLNQKWDRKIVTEETSKFPELTLQSHTEQRPHKVSFYVQKDKAQDVIKALAARLEERGLDVKIIYSGGMDLDILPQGAGKGQALAYLLKKFRAEGKSPNNTLVCGDSGNDAELFSIPEVYGVMVSNAQEELLQWHAANAKDNSKIIHATERCAAGIIQAIGHFNLGPSVSPRDVTDLSDSKLDDFDPAYEVVKFNLFFERWRCAEVEKSELYLANMKAVCCPSGVLVHPSGIEKLLGDCVNAFRTCYGDQQGKSYRVWVDQVLPTQVGSDSWLVKYKKWELSGEKQKGCLTTVLLSSKGVSVPEGLTWVHVHQTWLDGAGPTDDSSWFF; encoded by the exons ATGCCAAGAATTGGTTCCCAATATCTGCTGCAGCCAATTATCAATAACTGTCTCGGACCAAAACTCGTAAGGCCATCCTCATTTCCTCTTCCCCTTTCCCCGTCAGGCTCAGGTAGTTATCCTCCAGGTGGTGAAcgtctcctcctcctcctgcgAACTCATCCTTCCTCCCCTATCCGACCCATCGCCTCCGCCGCGTCCCTTCCTCCCCCTCCTACTCCG AACGAAGTTCACATTAAAGTCACCATGGATCGGCTTGCTGACGCTGCACATCTAATGATAGTCTCAGATCTTGACCACACAATG GTTGATCATCACGATCCTGAGAATATGTCTCTGCTTAGGTTTAATGCCTTGTGGGAAGCCAACTATCGAGACAATTCTCTGCTAGTATTCTCAACTGGGAGGTCACCTACACTGTACAAGGAGTTGCGGAAAGAGAAGCCTATGCTGACCCCAGATATTACCATCATGTCTGTAGGGACTGAAATCACATACGGCAATGCTATGGTGCCTGATGATGGCTGGGTTGAATTTCTAAACCAGAAATGGGATAGAAAGATAGTTACAGAAGAGACGAGCAAGTTTCCAGAGCTTACTCTTCAG TCACACACGGAGCAACGACCACACAAGGTTAGCTTTTATGTTCAGAAGGATAAAGCTCAAGATGTAATTAAAGCACTTGCTGCACGGCTGGAAGAACGCGGG TTGGATGTTAAAATAATTTACAGTGGAGGGATGGATTTGGATATATTACCACAAGGTGCAGGCAAAGGGCAAGCACTTGCTTATTTGCTTAAAAAATTCAGGGCTGAGGGTAAATCACCTAACAACACGCTTGTTTGTGGAGACTCTGGGAATGACGCTGAACTATTTAGCATACCTGAAGTATATGGCGTCATG GTCAGTAACGCCCAGGAAGAATTGTTGCAATGGCATGCGGCTAATGCTAAAGATAATTCTAAGATCATTCATGCAACTGAGAGGTGTGCAGCGGGTATCATACAAGCCATTGGCCATTTTAACCTCGGTCCCAGTGTATCTCCAAGAGATGTCACAGACTTGTCCGATTCTAAGTTGGATGACTTTGATCCTGCTTATGAAGTAGTGAAATTTAACTTGTTCTTTGAAAGATGGAGATGTGCAGAAGTTGAAAAGTCTGAGCTTTATTTGGCAAACATGAAAGCAGTCTGT TGTCCATCTGGTGTGCTTGTTCATCCATCAGGGATTGAAAAACTTCTTGGTGACTGTGTAAATGCATTTAGGACCTGCTATGGTGACCAACAGGGAAAAAGTTATCGGGTTTGGGTGGATCAGGTTTTGCCAACACAGGTTGGTTCAGACTCTTGGCTAGTGAAGTACAAGAAATGGGAGTTATCTG GTGAAAAACAGAAGGGTTGCTTGACGACAGTTTTATTGAGTTCAAAG GGTGTCAGTGTCCCAGAAGGGCTTACCTGGGTGCATGTCCATCAGACGTGGTTGGATGGAGCTGGGCCAACTGATGATTCATCCTGGTTTTTCTAA
- the LOC113694196 gene encoding uncharacterized protein yields the protein MDNNSLGTGLMAVFAVSGSVALLAMQLHKRLLSDFMEKMELEIGSKKNQRLKKVRFADDAVPRRAASSQNAEPKKNDLRGVACPKRAREEKLETLPLNWQALYKGIIKDREFKGLK from the exons ATGGATAATAATTCCTTGGGAACCGGGTTGATGGCTGTTTTCGCTGTGTCCGGAAGCGTTGCTCTTCTAGCCATGCAACTCCACAAACGCCTCCTTTCGGATTTTATGGAGAAGATGGAGCTTGAGATAG GGTCTAAGAAAAATCAACGACTGAAGAAGGTGAGGTTTGCAGATGATGCTGTGCCACGTCGTGCGGCTTCAAGCCAGAATGCAGAGCCAAAGAAGAATGATCTGCGCGGTGTGGCGTGTCCAAAGCGTGCACGTGAAGAAAAGTTGGAGACATTGCCCCTCAATTGGCAGGCTTTGTATAAAGGGATCATAAAAGATAGGGAGTTTAAAGGCCTTAAGTAA